In a single window of the Campylobacter fetus subsp. testudinum 03-427 genome:
- a CDS encoding autotransporter domain protein, whose amino-acid sequence MSDTSGATHKLLLATSLVLINSLFAGEIVTYDYSGGGSTPGTAPSTITINGVQLSNAIAPSDKSPSDNVVTILSTDSSDVNYAFGGYSKSENVENNTVNISGGTIGKDIYGGHSQIGSANLNTVNISGGTINKFVYGSFSNSRSANLNTINISGGDIRENIYGGYSEIKSGSANSNTVNISGGTISKNVIGGHSYSGSATKNTVTISGNPTFEANTIIVGGHKDSGSGDVTTDNTLNIKTSKLNVKNIANFEFINFYLFDDASKSSSILNLTSTSNTDISASKLSIGLMDNGNTPDLKVGDQIILIGKSSDSYTGIPNTVADDSLYKFDISKDGNNIIATLKNEVLVYNPENAEFKGVIHKSNTTPGTITINTHDIDNTIAPNSASPSDNVISIYSTNNDVEYIYGGYGDGKSTTTSNNVVNLYGGVIKFDIYGGYAAGNDNKANSNTINISGGTIERDILGGFSISGTATNNTINISGNPTFGDTVIHGGFAGSGDATTGNTLNIKTSNLSVKDIINFKNINFYLDNGIKADDTLLTLSGIGPTDISSSNITVGVKQGDTPTLKVGEEITLINRSNNTINLPANMMNSAIADMNSSYTFTLGGAPKDTTTADISKLVAVFGVTTYNPGNVAAANGTIYYSNTALASGSIKPNGLNDNIVNIYSTSSKVDNVFGGYSDTQNVERNTVNIYGGTIDDIYGGSGSYLVNLNTVNISGGTISGNIYGGDSTSGSSDSNTVNIYDGTIGKNVFGGSSTSGSSDSNTVNIYDGTIGKNIYGGYSYSGSSSVNLNTINISGGIINNNIFGGYSDSGSANLNTINISGGTINHDIYGGNSSSGSANLNTINISGGTISGNIYGGNSSSGSSNLNTITISGNPTSGNPTFGTDTIIYGGNKGSTGNTLNIKTSNLEVKDIANFEFINFYLDKSIKANDTLLTLSDDTKTGPTDLSNSKIGVGAIRGDTPVLSSNDKIILIDKPNGSLISPNDMSNNMQVMQGISNSYEFTLSTVNSGGDIKQIVASLTPPSTPVIIPPPPYVPPTPITPVEPKPPVEPEVPVIPTEPDPAEPVIEPEVPVQPVTPYTINEKQKAVLEGGFVSSLMLNNSNQALESGLQDMSQALNASGANETSIGNTNVSSTRNKTGSHVDVKSISLLVGFAKKANDSFMYSAFFEAGFGNYDSYNNFSTGDIKGSGDSSYYGFGVLSKFDMINNYYFENSLRVGQIKSDFSSDDFGIATPISSSFDSKRYYIGAHIGLGKVINLNNSSNLDIYTKVFYTRVDSEDITMSTNDRFRLDAINSVSAKLGFLYNYELKENLSLYSGASFSKEFNAEAKGRNISYNYDLDSPSMKGNTRSLEAGIKLKPISNNDKLSLDLGIVGLVGKSEGVSGKFGFKWKL is encoded by the coding sequence ATGAGTGACACGTCAGGAGCAACCCATAAACTACTTTTAGCTACAAGTTTAGTTTTGATAAACAGCCTATTTGCCGGTGAAATTGTGACTTATGATTATTCTGGGGGGGGGTCGACCCCTGGTACTGCTCCAAGCACTATTACAATTAATGGAGTTCAACTTTCTAACGCTATAGCTCCAAGCGATAAAAGTCCTAGCGATAACGTTGTAACCATACTTAGCACCGACAGCTCAGATGTAAATTATGCTTTTGGTGGATACTCCAAGAGTGAAAACGTAGAAAACAACACTGTAAATATATCTGGTGGAACTATAGGAAAGGATATCTATGGAGGTCATAGCCAGATCGGTTCAGCAAATTTAAATACCGTAAATATCTCTGGTGGAACTATAAATAAATTTGTATATGGTAGTTTTAGCAATTCACGTTCAGCAAATTTAAATACCATAAACATCTCAGGTGGAGATATACGTGAAAATATCTATGGTGGTTATAGCGAGATCAAATCGGGTTCAGCAAATTCAAATACTGTAAATATATCTGGTGGAACTATAAGTAAAAATGTCATTGGCGGTCATAGCTATTCAGGTTCAGCAACCAAAAACACTGTAACTATCTCTGGAAATCCTACTTTTGAAGCTAACACCATAATCGTCGGCGGGCATAAAGATAGCGGTAGTGGAGACGTAACCACAGACAACACTCTAAACATAAAAACTTCAAAATTGAATGTTAAAAATATAGCAAATTTTGAGTTTATAAATTTCTATCTCTTTGATGATGCAAGTAAAAGCAGTTCTATACTAAATTTAACTAGTACTTCAAATACTGATATATCAGCTTCTAAGCTATCTATAGGACTTATGGACAATGGAAACACTCCTGATCTAAAAGTAGGTGACCAGATAATCCTCATAGGCAAATCAAGCGATAGTTATACAGGAATTCCAAATACAGTCGCAGATGATAGTTTATATAAATTTGATATCAGCAAAGACGGTAACAATATAATCGCTACCTTAAAAAACGAAGTATTGGTTTATAATCCTGAAAATGCAGAGTTCAAAGGAGTAATACATAAATCAAATACCACTCCAGGGACGATTACAATTAATACGCATGATATTGATAACACTATAGCTCCAAATAGTGCAAGTCCTAGTGATAACGTTATAAGTATATATAGTACAAATAATGATGTTGAGTATATCTATGGTGGTTATGGCGATGGAAAGAGCACAACAACAAGCAATAACGTTGTAAATCTTTATGGCGGAGTTATAAAATTTGATATCTATGGCGGTTACGCTGCTGGTAACGATAACAAGGCAAATTCAAATACTATAAATATCTCTGGTGGAACTATAGAAAGGGATATCCTTGGTGGTTTTAGCATTTCAGGTACTGCAACTAACAACACCATAAATATCTCTGGAAATCCTACTTTTGGCGATACCGTAATCCACGGTGGATTTGCAGGTAGTGGAGACGCAACCACAGGCAACACTCTAAACATAAAAACTTCAAATTTGAGTGTTAAAGATATAATAAACTTTAAGAATATAAACTTTTATTTAGATAATGGTATAAAAGCAGATGATACTTTACTAACTTTAAGTGGTATAGGACCTACAGATATCTCAAGTTCAAATATAACAGTAGGAGTAAAACAAGGTGATACTCCAACACTAAAAGTAGGTGAGGAGATAACTCTTATAAATAGATCAAACAACACTATAAATTTACCTGCAAATATGATGAATTCAGCTATCGCAGATATGAATAGTTCATATACATTTACTCTTGGAGGAGCACCAAAAGATACAACTACTGCTGATATAAGCAAACTAGTTGCTGTTTTTGGTGTTACGACTTACAATCCAGGAAATGTAGCAGCTGCAAATGGAACTATATATTACTCGAATACAGCTCTAGCAAGTGGTAGTATAAAGCCAAATGGTCTTAATGATAATATAGTAAATATATATAGTACAAGTTCAAAAGTTGATAACGTCTTTGGCGGATACTCTGATACTCAAAACGTAGAAAGAAATACCGTAAATATCTATGGAGGAACTATAGATGATATCTATGGTGGTAGCGGTTCATATTTAGTAAATTTAAATACCGTAAATATCTCTGGTGGAACTATAAGTGGAAATATCTATGGCGGTGATAGTACTTCTGGTTCATCAGATTCAAATACTGTAAATATCTATGACGGAACTATAGGTAAAAATGTCTTTGGCGGTAGTAGTACTTCTGGTTCATCAGATTCAAATACTGTAAATATCTATGACGGAACTATAGGTAAAAATATCTATGGCGGTTATAGTTATAGTGGTTCAAGTTCAGTAAATTTAAATACCATAAATATCTCAGGTGGAATTATAAATAACAATATTTTTGGCGGTTATAGCGATAGTGGTTCAGCAAATTTAAATACCATAAATATATCTGGTGGAACTATAAATCACGATATCTATGGTGGTAATAGCAGTTCAGGTTCAGCAAATTTAAATACCATAAATATATCTGGTGGAACTATAAGTGGAAATATCTATGGTGGTAATAGCAGTTCAGGTTCATCAAATTTAAATACTATAACTATCTCTGGAAATCCTACTTCTGGAAATCCGACTTTTGGAACTGATACCATAATCTACGGTGGAAATAAAGGCTCCACAGGCAACACTCTAAATATAAAAACTTCAAATTTAGAAGTTAAAGATATAGCAAATTTTGAGTTTATAAATTTCTATTTAGATAAAAGTATAAAAGCAAATGATACTTTACTAACTTTAAGTGATGATACAAAAACAGGACCTACAGATTTATCAAACTCAAAAATAGGAGTAGGAGCGATAAGGGGAGATACTCCAGTTTTAAGCTCAAATGATAAGATAATTCTTATAGATAAACCAAATGGAAGCTTAATTTCACCTAATGATATGAGCAATAATATGCAAGTAATGCAAGGTATAAGCAACTCATATGAATTTACTCTTAGCACTGTTAATAGTGGTGGTGATATAAAACAGATAGTAGCTTCTTTAACTCCACCCTCCACGCCAGTAATAATTCCTCCTCCTCCTTATGTACCTCCAACACCTATAACTCCAGTAGAACCCAAACCTCCAGTAGAACCTGAAGTTCCAGTAATCCCAACTGAACCAGATCCAGCTGAACCTGTGATAGAACCTGAAGTTCCAGTCCAGCCAGTAACTCCTTATACTATAAATGAAAAACAAAAAGCAGTACTTGAAGGAGGATTTGTAAGTTCTCTTATGCTAAATAACAGCAATCAAGCCTTAGAATCAGGACTACAAGATATGAGCCAAGCTCTCAATGCTAGTGGTGCAAATGAAACAAGCATAGGAAATACTAATGTAAGCTCCACTAGAAATAAAACAGGCTCTCACGTAGATGTAAAAAGTATAAGCTTACTAGTAGGATTTGCTAAAAAAGCAAACGATAGCTTTATGTATAGTGCGTTTTTTGAAGCTGGATTTGGTAACTATGATAGTTATAATAACTTTAGCACTGGAGATATAAAAGGAAGTGGTGATAGCTCATACTATGGATTTGGAGTTTTAAGTAAATTTGATATGATAAATAACTACTACTTTGAAAACTCTCTTAGAGTAGGTCAGATAAAAAGCGACTTTAGTAGTGATGACTTTGGTATAGCTACTCCTATTAGTTCTAGTTTTGATTCTAAGAGATACTATATAGGAGCTCATATAGGACTAGGTAAGGTAATAAATTTAAATAACTCATCAAATTTAGATATCTATACAAAGGTATTTTATACAAGAGTTGATAGTGAAGATATAACTATGAGCACAAACGATAGATTTAGACTTGATGCTATAAACTCAGTTTCTGCTAAACTAGGCTTTTTGTATAACTATGAACTAAAAGAGAACTTAAGTTTATATAGTGGAGCTTCTTTTTCTAAAGAGTTTAACGCAGAAGCCAAAGGACGAAATATCAGCTATAACTATGACTTAGACTCTCCAAGTATGAAAGGAAATACAAGAAGTCTAGAAGCAGGTATAAAACTAAAACCTATAAGCAATAACGATAAACTAAGTCTTGACTTAGGAATTGTAGGCTTAGTAGGTAAAAGCGAGGGAGTGAGTGGTAAGTTTGGATTTAAATGGAAGTTGTGA
- a CDS encoding putative protein (DUF1882 domain) (Pfam match to PF08966.7 DUF1882), which translates to MQSIDLTLIKMITDHYYIKRDAILNKIEYKGRHFFDKFERVDEPLNYNIQKEHEEHKIIAAHSLISKNDKIENIVFDYNGRTPERFWHRAQLMLREEGFINFTAYESKTPGHLHLYVHKGHTTLSEGYQIANRLSVMLAQKLPQEWRMFPTLDLPREFNILALPYALYQKERGASWSKHM; encoded by the coding sequence ATGCAGAGTATAGATTTAACTTTAATTAAGATGATAACGGATCACTATTATATAAAACGTGATGCTATTTTAAATAAGATTGAGTACAAAGGTAGGCATTTTTTTGATAAATTTGAAAGAGTAGATGAGCCTCTTAACTACAATATACAAAAAGAGCATGAAGAACACAAGATAATAGCTGCTCATTCATTAATCAGTAAAAATGATAAGATAGAAAATATAGTTTTTGATTATAACGGTAGAACTCCGGAGCGTTTTTGGCATAGAGCACAACTTATGCTTAGAGAAGAGGGTTTTATAAATTTTACAGCGTATGAAAGCAAGACTCCTGGTCATCTTCATCTGTATGTTCATAAAGGTCACACCACTTTAAGCGAAGGATATCAGATAGCAAATAGACTATCTGTTATGTTGGCTCAAAAGTTGCCTCAAGAATGGAGAATGTTTCCTACTCTTGACTTGCCTCGTGAGTTTAATATTTTAGCGCTGCCTTATGCTCTATACCAAAAAGAGCGTGGAGCTAGCTGGTCAAAGCATATGTAA
- a CDS encoding putative protein (sporulation domain) (Pfam match to PF05036.9 SPOR), whose translation MEENNKGLQDILLDKNEDDKSSKIRKILISVAGLVILFVIVLIVMKLLNGGSPSTDTKEESLALPAEPELRVETNQPTTAPTNEIFEQVPIISDTNPKDNFENIVNEYKNNQAAINNNQTVAAPLKTPEPATTVKDNTPKAETNKNITPKVPTQKKAESAAKPAQKPVAVKPVKTGNLASGNYIQVASLSKVNSNDPFIKKIKENGFDYHAYETTVNGKNVVKILIGPYSGAELNTNMEKIRKNISSGAFLFKVQ comes from the coding sequence ATGGAAGAGAATAACAAAGGTCTGCAAGATATATTGCTAGATAAAAATGAAGATGATAAATCTAGTAAAATAAGAAAAATTTTAATCAGCGTTGCCGGACTGGTAATACTGTTTGTGATAGTTCTTATAGTTATGAAACTGTTAAACGGCGGCAGTCCTAGTACAGACACTAAAGAAGAGAGTTTAGCTCTTCCAGCAGAACCTGAGCTTAGAGTAGAAACAAATCAGCCGACTACTGCTCCAACTAATGAAATTTTTGAACAAGTTCCTATAATTTCAGATACCAATCCTAAAGATAATTTTGAAAATATAGTAAATGAGTACAAAAATAATCAAGCCGCTATAAACAACAACCAAACAGTTGCTGCTCCTTTAAAAACGCCTGAACCTGCAACTACTGTTAAAGACAACACGCCAAAAGCCGAAACAAATAAAAATATAACTCCAAAAGTGCCGACTCAGAAAAAAGCCGAGTCTGCAGCCAAACCTGCGCAAAAACCAGTCGCTGTTAAACCAGTTAAAACAGGAAATTTGGCTAGTGGAAACTATATACAAGTGGCGTCTCTTTCTAAGGTAAATTCAAATGATCCGTTTATAAAAAAGATCAAAGAAAACGGATTTGATTATCACGCATATGAGACAACTGTAAATGGAAAAAACGTGGTAAAGATCTTGATAGGGCCATATAGCGGAGCAGAGTTAAATACAAATATGGAAAAAATCAGAAAAAATATATCAAGCGGCGCATTTTTATTTAAGGTGCAGTAG
- the aroE gene encoding shikimate dehydrogenase (Pfam match to PF08501.7 Shikimate_dh_N) — protein sequence MRYFAVFGNPINHSISPRLHNLALQGFGLDGFYSRVHLTDGLKLVDTFDKLRLSGANITVPFKEVVLEQCDEIDETAKNIGSLNTLVKKNGKIFGYNTDAPGFMLAISEFKDIKNALILGAGGTARAICYILQKNGIDVEILNRTDKKEQFKNYSFFTPQSYTPKGYDLVVNTTSAGLADDFLPTDQDILKQIFASSKFAFDVIYNKSTPFLNLANSCSLTCKDGKDMLLFQAVLAFNAFYENKFENEKIKTFMQQAFHLSKFRY from the coding sequence GTGAGGTATTTTGCTGTTTTTGGAAATCCTATAAATCATTCTATATCTCCACGCCTACACAACCTTGCTTTGCAAGGTTTTGGGCTGGATGGATTTTACAGTAGGGTTCATTTAACAGACGGACTTAAGTTAGTAGATACGTTTGATAAACTTAGGCTAAGCGGAGCAAATATCACAGTTCCATTTAAAGAGGTTGTTTTAGAGCAGTGTGATGAGATAGACGAAACTGCTAAAAACATAGGTTCGTTAAATACTCTTGTGAAAAAAAACGGTAAAATATTTGGTTATAATACCGATGCGCCTGGATTTATGCTCGCTATAAGTGAGTTTAAAGATATCAAAAATGCATTGATTTTAGGAGCAGGTGGCACTGCTAGAGCTATCTGTTATATTCTTCAAAAAAATGGCATAGATGTTGAAATACTAAATAGAACCGACAAAAAAGAGCAGTTCAAAAACTATAGCTTTTTTACACCTCAAAGCTATACTCCTAAAGGCTATGACTTGGTTGTAAATACTACTTCTGCGGGACTTGCTGATGACTTTTTGCCTACTGATCAAGATATTTTAAAACAAATTTTCGCTAGTTCTAAATTTGCGTTTGACGTCATCTACAACAAAAGCACCCCTTTTTTAAATTTAGCAAATTCTTGCTCACTTACTTGCAAAGACGGAAAAGATATGCTACTTTTTCAAGCCGTTTTAGCATTTAACGCTTTTTATGAAAATAAATTTGAAAATGAAAAGATCAAAACTTTTATGCAACAAGCTTTTCATCTCTCGAAATTCAGATACTAA
- the recR gene encoding recombination protein (Pfam matches to PF02132.11 RecR, and to PF13662.2 Toprim_4), which yields MQKQKLEKFNELVSCFEKIPGVGKKSALKYAYHVALGDSFFGLNLAHTIEDAVRFLRHCSMCGGISENEICDICSDINRDKTTLCIVETPKDILTIEHSNSFSGLYFVFDDANKLDKLKSNIKENGINELIFALTPSINSDGMILYIEDKLKDFDVSFTKIAQGIPTGVSLENVDILSLSKAIKDRRSL from the coding sequence ATGCAAAAACAAAAGCTTGAAAAATTTAACGAGCTTGTGTCTTGTTTCGAAAAAATACCCGGAGTAGGTAAAAAATCAGCACTAAAATATGCGTATCACGTAGCTTTAGGAGACTCATTTTTTGGTTTAAATTTAGCTCACACCATAGAAGATGCAGTAAGATTTCTAAGACACTGTTCAATGTGTGGCGGCATAAGTGAAAATGAAATTTGTGATATATGCAGTGATATAAATAGAGATAAAACAACTCTTTGCATAGTAGAAACACCAAAAGACATACTAACCATAGAGCATTCAAACTCATTTAGCGGTCTATACTTTGTCTTTGATGACGCAAATAAACTCGATAAATTAAAATCCAACATCAAAGAAAATGGGATTAATGAGCTGATTTTTGCTTTAACTCCTAGTATAAATAGTGATGGTATGATACTATATATAGAAGATAAATTAAAAGATTTTGATGTGAGCTTCACAAAAATCGCGCAAGGCATACCTACTGGAGTTAGTCTTGAAAACGTAGATATTTTATCTCTAAGCAAAGCGATAAAAGATAGAAGATCTTTGTAA
- the glyA gene encoding serine hydroxymethyltransferase (Pfam match to PF00464.15 SHMT) produces MSLESFDKDIYSLVNKELERQCNHLEMIASENFTYPDVMEVMGSVLTNKYAEGYPSKRYYGGCEFVDEIEQIAIDRCKKLFGCEFANVQPNSGSQANQGVYGAFLKPGDKILGMDLSHGGHLTHGSKVSSSGKYYESFFYGVELDGRINYNKVEEIANITKPKMIVCGASAYAREIDFKRFREIADSVGAYLFADVAHIAGLVVAGEHNNPFPHCHVVSSTTHKTLRGPRGGIIMTNDEEFAKKINSSIFPGIQGGPLMHVIAGKAVGFKHNLSDEWKVYAKQVKANAKKLGEILIKRGYDLVSGGTDNHLVLVSFLNKEFSGKEADIALGNAGITVNKNTVPGETRSPFITSGIRVGSPALTARGMKEGEFELIANRIADVLDDINNSSKQEKIKAELKELAHKFIIYDKAMF; encoded by the coding sequence ATGAGTTTGGAAAGTTTTGATAAGGATATTTACTCTTTAGTCAATAAAGAGCTAGAAAGACAATGCAATCATCTTGAGATGATAGCTAGTGAGAATTTTACATATCCTGATGTTATGGAAGTTATGGGTTCGGTACTTACAAATAAATACGCAGAGGGATACCCTAGCAAAAGATACTATGGCGGTTGTGAGTTTGTAGATGAGATAGAGCAAATAGCCATAGATAGATGTAAAAAACTATTTGGTTGTGAGTTTGCAAATGTTCAACCAAACAGCGGTAGTCAAGCAAATCAAGGCGTTTATGGAGCATTTTTAAAACCGGGCGACAAAATTCTTGGTATGGATCTAAGTCACGGCGGACACCTTACTCACGGTTCTAAAGTTTCAAGCTCAGGAAAGTACTATGAGAGTTTTTTTTACGGCGTTGAGCTAGACGGTCGTATAAACTATAATAAAGTAGAAGAAATAGCAAATATCACAAAACCAAAGATGATAGTTTGTGGTGCTAGCGCTTATGCTAGAGAGATTGATTTTAAAAGATTTAGAGAGATAGCCGATAGCGTCGGTGCATATCTTTTTGCTGATGTTGCTCATATAGCAGGTCTTGTAGTAGCAGGAGAACATAATAATCCATTTCCGCACTGTCACGTTGTAAGTTCAACTACCCATAAAACGCTAAGAGGTCCAAGAGGCGGTATCATTATGACAAATGATGAAGAATTCGCTAAAAAGATAAATAGTTCTATATTCCCTGGAATTCAAGGCGGACCGCTTATGCACGTGATCGCAGGAAAAGCAGTTGGATTTAAACACAACTTAAGCGATGAATGGAAAGTTTATGCTAAACAAGTAAAAGCAAACGCTAAAAAACTAGGTGAAATACTTATAAAAAGAGGATATGATCTAGTAAGCGGCGGAACTGATAATCACCTTGTTTTAGTAAGTTTTTTAAATAAAGAATTTAGTGGAAAAGAAGCAGATATCGCTTTAGGTAACGCAGGAATCACTGTAAATAAAAACACAGTTCCGGGCGAAACTAGAAGTCCGTTTATAACAAGTGGTATAAGAGTAGGTAGCCCAGCACTTACTGCAAGAGGTATGAAAGAGGGCGAGTTTGAGCTTATAGCAAACCGTATAGCCGATGTTTTAGATGATATAAATAATAGTTCAAAACAAGAGAAGATAAAAGCAGAGTTAAAAGAGCTTGCTCACAAATTTATTATTTATGATAAGGCAATGTTCTAA
- the racR gene encoding two-component system response regulator (Pfam matches to PF00072.20 Response_reg, and to PF00486.24 Trans_reg_C), translating to MINVLMIEDDPEFAQILSEYLLKFNIKVTNYEDPYLGLSAGIKNYDLLILDLTLPGMDGLEVCKEIREKYDIPIIISSARSDVNDRVVGLQIGADDYLPKPYDPKEMHARIISLIRRYKKTNEIQEETTDTAFKVDDKRHEISYSGNVLTLTPAEYEILEYLIKQHSFSVSREQLVYHCKSLKDKDSKSLDVIIGRLRSKIGDSSKSPKHIFSVRGIGYKLIG from the coding sequence ATGATAAATGTCCTAATGATAGAAGATGATCCGGAGTTTGCTCAGATACTATCTGAATATCTTTTGAAATTTAATATCAAAGTTACCAATTACGAAGATCCGTACTTAGGACTTAGCGCAGGTATTAAAAACTACGACCTGCTTATTTTAGACCTAACTTTACCTGGAATGGACGGCTTGGAAGTCTGTAAAGAAATAAGAGAAAAATATGATATTCCGATAATAATAAGCTCAGCAAGAAGCGATGTAAATGATCGAGTCGTAGGACTACAAATAGGAGCCGATGACTACTTACCAAAACCTTATGATCCAAAAGAGATGCACGCTAGAATCATAAGTCTAATAAGAAGATACAAAAAAACAAACGAAATACAAGAAGAAACTACAGATACAGCATTTAAAGTAGATGATAAACGTCACGAAATTTCTTATAGTGGCAATGTTTTAACACTAACCCCTGCTGAATACGAGATCTTAGAATATCTCATAAAACAACATAGTTTTTCTGTATCTCGCGAACAGTTAGTATATCACTGCAAAAGCTTAAAAGACAAAGACTCAAAAAGTCTTGATGTGATCATAGGAAGATTAAGATCAAAAATAGGCGATAGTTCAAAATCCCCTAAACATATATTTTCAGTGCGCGGAATCGGTTATAAACTAATAGGATGA
- the racS gene encoding two-component system sensor histidine kinase (Pfam match to PF02518.22 HATPase_c) — translation MKYSLTTKITIIFAIGFTVICALFFMFSKLQHESVLDKVKENQYNSINWLLSLYKKSNMPEDWEQYFKNFNLAYIKDPNLEKLILNNGDLIERVDTPIGIIETIFYANELFLRIKNQSVVITLQSTLKGTNDSLLIGFIITIALFISLYVSIFKSLLPLKNLRDDIRKFAAGNMDSICCKNIVKGDDEIAEVAYEFNNAACKIKELIMSRQLFLRTIMHELKTPIGKGRIVSEMLDDETQKDRLVAIFERLNILINEFAKIEQLLSKSYALQYENYHFSLILDQTKDILLLDDFDNKVSVDIKEDALLRVDFQLFCLAIKNLIDNALKYSDDKKAIIICDKEYICIKNRGNPLEKPIKHYKQAFIRDNTSKSTGMGLGLYIIEHICAMHKFEFLYEYTDGYHTFFITFKKPTNAKTKA, via the coding sequence ATGAAATACTCTTTAACCACGAAAATCACGATTATTTTCGCTATCGGATTTACCGTGATTTGCGCACTATTTTTTATGTTTTCAAAGCTTCAGCATGAAAGCGTGTTAGATAAAGTTAAAGAAAATCAGTATAACTCCATAAATTGGTTGCTTTCACTATATAAAAAGTCAAATATGCCAGAAGATTGGGAGCAGTATTTTAAAAATTTCAATCTAGCATACATCAAAGATCCAAATTTAGAAAAATTAATCTTAAATAACGGAGATCTAATCGAAAGAGTAGATACTCCAATAGGTATAATAGAAACTATTTTTTACGCAAACGAACTATTTTTGAGGATAAAAAATCAAAGTGTCGTCATAACGCTTCAAAGCACTTTAAAAGGGACGAATGACTCACTGTTGATAGGATTTATCATCACTATAGCACTTTTTATATCTCTATATGTTTCTATATTTAAAAGTCTTTTACCGCTTAAAAATTTAAGAGACGATATAAGAAAATTTGCCGCTGGAAATATGGATAGTATCTGCTGCAAAAATATAGTAAAAGGCGATGATGAGATAGCCGAAGTCGCTTACGAGTTCAACAACGCAGCGTGTAAAATCAAAGAGCTTATCATGTCAAGACAGCTGTTTCTTAGAACTATTATGCATGAGTTAAAAACTCCTATCGGCAAAGGTAGGATCGTCAGCGAAATGCTAGATGATGAAACACAAAAAGATAGGTTGGTGGCTATATTTGAAAGATTAAATATCTTGATAAACGAATTTGCAAAAATAGAGCAACTGCTAAGCAAAAGTTACGCTTTACAGTACGAAAACTACCATTTTAGTTTGATACTTGATCAAACAAAAGATATATTGTTACTAGACGATTTTGATAATAAAGTAAGCGTGGATATAAAAGAAGATGCCCTTTTAAGAGTTGATTTTCAGCTATTTTGTTTGGCGATTAAAAACCTAATCGACAATGCACTAAAATACTCAGATGATAAAAAAGCCATCATTATATGCGATAAAGAGTATATCTGCATAAAAAACAGAGGAAATCCGCTCGAAAAACCTATAAAGCATTATAAACAAGCATTTATAAGAGACAACACCTCAAAAAGTACAGGTATGGGGCTTGGATTATATATCATAGAGCATATTTGCGCAATGCATAAATTTGAATTTTTATATGAATATACAGACGGTTATCATACATTTTTTATAACCTTTAAAAAGCCAACAAATGCAAAAACAAAAGCTTGA